The Pseudarthrobacter sp. NS4 genome includes a window with the following:
- a CDS encoding DUF2945 domain-containing protein has protein sequence MSLSKGTSVEWNTPQGKTHGKVVEKKTSDFELDGHTHRASKDEPQYVVESATTGARAAHKASALTEKK, from the coding sequence ATGTCGTTGAGCAAGGGAACGTCCGTGGAATGGAACACTCCGCAGGGCAAGACGCACGGCAAGGTCGTGGAGAAGAAAACCAGCGACTTCGAGCTGGACGGACACACCCACCGGGCCAGCAAGGACGAGCCGCAGTACGTGGTGGAATCAGCCACGACCGGGGCCCGGGCCGCGCACAAGGCCTCCGCCCTGACCGAGAAGAAGTAG
- a CDS encoding NAD(P)/FAD-dependent oxidoreductase, whose amino-acid sequence MAAQHEVLIIGGGNAGVSLAARLERYGVKDVALIEPKDHHFYQPLFSHIAGGRAQAQEAVRTQESVTPKGITWIHDAAVDVDANANTVTLASGSTVAYGQLVVCPGLQYDWDTVPGLAEAVHSPHGASHYEFELAPKAWTLLSGLTSGTAVFTMPAGPIKCGGASQKPMYLACDYWREQGVLDKIRVVMVQPYPTVFGVPEVDRELDRKIAEYGIELWTNSELVSVDTAGRAATIRNTESGSEETLHYDVLNAVPPQSAPDWLKATDLPAASDRGGFVEVDRQTLRHLRFPNVWSLGDAAGTTNSKSGGALRKQTKVLAKNLVAARKGKSLPAKYNGYSVCPFTVSRDTVVFAEFDDRFRPMPTIPRVPTWNESRLSWVVDRDMFPKVYWNLILKGRA is encoded by the coding sequence ATGGCTGCCCAGCACGAGGTCCTCATCATCGGCGGCGGAAACGCCGGTGTTTCCCTTGCCGCCCGGCTGGAACGCTACGGCGTCAAGGACGTGGCGCTGATCGAGCCCAAGGACCACCATTTCTACCAGCCGCTGTTCTCCCACATCGCCGGGGGACGCGCGCAGGCCCAGGAAGCTGTCCGGACCCAGGAGTCGGTAACCCCCAAGGGAATCACCTGGATCCACGACGCGGCAGTTGACGTCGATGCGAACGCCAACACCGTTACCCTCGCGTCCGGGAGCACCGTTGCCTACGGGCAGCTCGTGGTGTGCCCGGGGCTGCAGTACGACTGGGACACCGTGCCCGGACTCGCCGAGGCCGTCCACTCCCCGCACGGCGCATCGCACTACGAGTTTGAACTGGCGCCCAAGGCCTGGACCCTGCTCAGCGGGCTGACATCCGGCACGGCGGTGTTCACCATGCCGGCCGGCCCCATCAAATGCGGCGGGGCGAGCCAGAAGCCCATGTACCTGGCCTGCGACTACTGGAGGGAACAGGGCGTACTGGACAAGATCCGTGTGGTGATGGTCCAGCCCTACCCCACAGTGTTCGGGGTGCCGGAGGTGGACCGGGAGCTGGACCGCAAGATTGCCGAATACGGCATCGAGCTGTGGACCAACAGTGAACTGGTCTCGGTGGACACCGCCGGGCGGGCTGCAACCATCCGGAACACGGAATCCGGCAGCGAGGAAACCCTGCACTACGACGTCCTCAACGCCGTTCCGCCGCAGTCGGCCCCGGACTGGCTCAAAGCCACGGACCTGCCGGCCGCCAGCGACAGGGGCGGTTTCGTGGAGGTGGACCGGCAGACGCTGCGGCACCTGCGTTTCCCCAATGTCTGGTCCCTCGGGGACGCGGCCGGCACCACCAACTCCAAATCGGGTGGTGCGCTGCGCAAACAGACCAAGGTACTGGCGAAAAACCTGGTGGCCGCCCGGAAGGGAAAGTCGTTGCCGGCGAAGTACAACGGCTACTCTGTGTGCCCGTTCACTGTTTCACGCGACACGGTGGTGTTCGCCGAGTTTGACGACCGTTTCCGGCCCATGCCCACCATCCCCCGGGTTCCCACCTGGAACGAAAGCCGGCTGTCCTGGGTGGTGGACCGGGACATGTTCCCGAAGGTGTACTGGAACCTGATCCTCAAGGGGCGAGCCTAG
- a CDS encoding GNAT family N-acetyltransferase yields MPDIRLPIRTKRLVLRRFDGGDLDAFHAYHSLPETARFLPGPAKTYTQSMERVGYYANFVFEKEGDWVALAIEAEGEPGLQGEVVLKWLPGHRQGEMGWTLAPAARGKGYGTEAAQAMLELGFEELGLHRIEARLDERNQRSASLCCRLGMRLEARHVDKWHYKGQWATELIYAILADEWRVCRELDRLNRRRP; encoded by the coding sequence ATGCCAGACATCCGCCTGCCCATCCGCACTAAGCGGCTTGTCCTGCGCCGCTTCGACGGCGGCGACCTCGACGCGTTTCACGCCTACCATTCCCTGCCGGAGACCGCCCGTTTCCTGCCCGGCCCCGCGAAGACGTATACCCAGTCCATGGAACGCGTAGGCTATTACGCGAACTTCGTCTTCGAGAAGGAGGGGGACTGGGTGGCGCTGGCCATCGAGGCTGAAGGCGAGCCCGGGCTGCAGGGCGAGGTGGTGCTCAAGTGGTTGCCCGGCCACCGGCAGGGCGAGATGGGCTGGACGCTCGCCCCGGCCGCCCGCGGCAAGGGCTACGGGACGGAGGCCGCCCAGGCCATGCTCGAACTGGGCTTCGAGGAGCTCGGACTCCACCGGATCGAGGCGCGCCTGGATGAACGCAACCAGCGGTCGGCATCACTGTGCTGCCGGCTCGGCATGCGGCTGGAGGCGCGCCACGTGGACAAGTGGCACTACAAGGGCCAGTGGGCCACGGAGCTGATCTACGCCATCCTTGCCGACGAATGGCGCGTATGCAGGGAACTGGACCGGCTCAACCGCCGCCGGCCCTAG
- a CDS encoding SRPBCC family protein: protein MPVVEESVVIARPPQEVFDFVSKFENVAVFDSSVTASEQVGDGPLGVGARGRGTSKVMGRQFDWTVEITEFDPPRRMVSRSVEGKLDFTITFTLEPADGGTRLTQRIDAESGLGGIFGKFADPLVERAQGRTVRANLETLAEWLVEHPQA from the coding sequence GTGCCTGTTGTAGAAGAAAGCGTCGTCATTGCCCGGCCGCCGCAGGAAGTCTTTGACTTCGTGTCGAAGTTCGAGAACGTTGCCGTCTTTGATTCCTCGGTCACCGCCTCGGAGCAGGTGGGGGACGGCCCCCTGGGCGTCGGTGCCCGCGGGCGGGGGACCAGCAAAGTCATGGGCCGGCAGTTCGACTGGACCGTTGAGATCACCGAGTTCGATCCGCCCCGGCGCATGGTGTCCCGTTCCGTCGAGGGCAAGCTGGACTTCACCATCACCTTTACGCTTGAACCGGCCGATGGCGGCACCCGGCTAACGCAGAGGATCGACGCCGAATCCGGCTTGGGCGGCATCTTTGGCAAGTTCGCCGATCCGCTGGTGGAACGGGCCCAGGGGCGTACTGTCCGTGCCAACCTCGAAACCCTGGCCGAGTGGCTGGTTGAGCATCCGCAGGCCTGA
- a CDS encoding S9 family peptidase, which produces MTQTPLQDSTSTSATAATPPVAKRVPLERTHHGDTFVDHYEWLRDKESAEVVEHLKAENAYQEAVTAHQEPLREAIFQEIKGRTQETDLSVPHRNDDWWYFSRSVEGKEYGIQCRVRAADTEDKIADWTPPAVEPGVEIPGEEVLLDGNVEAEGKPFFSVGGSAVTVDGNLYAFAVDNSGDERFTLRIKDLRTGELLPDVIENVFYGVSFSPDGTRIFYTVVDDSWRPYQVKAHVLGTPVTNDVVIYQEDDAAMWLGFELSSDRRHLVLGIGCSEYSETRLLRFDDPAQTVSAVISRNERVLYEAEPFLLDGEERILITHNRGAINSMVSLADPAELQKPLAQQQWQTVVEHSDDVRVNGAGVTSTHLIVSIRKDTIERVQVMGLAGLGTPAQQAPVEPAFDEELYTAGVGGSDYEAPVIRLGYTSYFTPSRVYDFVLPTPERPAGELLLRKESPVLGGYDGSDYVATREWAEARDGTRIPLSVLRHKAVKQDATAAGLVYGYGSYEMSMDPGFGIARLSLLDRGVVFVIAHIRGGGELGRHWYENGKKLTKKNTFTDFVDATDWLADSGWVDPARIAALGGSAGGLLMGAVANMAPEKYAAIVAQVPFVDPLTSILDPDLPLSALEWEEWGNPITDPQVYDYMKSYSPYQNVREVAYPRIAAVTSFNDTRVLYVEPAKWVQELRNRNTGSEPILMKIEMDGGHGGASGRYVQWRERAWDYAFIADSLGATGLLPGAGLK; this is translated from the coding sequence ATGACCCAGACTCCGCTGCAGGATTCCACCAGCACCTCCGCGACCGCCGCCACCCCGCCTGTGGCCAAGAGGGTCCCCCTCGAACGGACGCACCACGGGGACACGTTCGTGGACCACTACGAGTGGCTGCGGGACAAGGAATCCGCCGAGGTGGTGGAGCACCTGAAGGCCGAGAACGCCTACCAGGAAGCAGTGACGGCGCACCAGGAACCGCTCCGCGAGGCCATTTTCCAGGAAATCAAGGGCCGCACCCAGGAAACCGATCTTTCCGTCCCGCACCGCAACGACGATTGGTGGTACTTCAGCCGCTCTGTGGAGGGCAAGGAGTACGGCATCCAGTGCCGGGTCAGGGCCGCGGACACCGAGGACAAGATCGCCGACTGGACCCCGCCCGCCGTCGAGCCCGGTGTGGAGATCCCGGGCGAAGAGGTCCTCCTGGACGGCAACGTGGAAGCGGAAGGCAAGCCGTTTTTCTCCGTCGGCGGTTCCGCTGTGACAGTTGACGGCAACCTGTATGCCTTCGCCGTGGACAACTCGGGCGACGAGCGCTTCACGCTCCGGATCAAGGACCTCCGCACAGGCGAACTGCTGCCCGACGTCATCGAGAACGTGTTCTACGGCGTCTCCTTCTCCCCCGACGGCACACGCATCTTCTACACCGTGGTGGACGATTCCTGGCGGCCCTACCAGGTAAAGGCCCACGTCCTGGGCACACCTGTCACCAATGATGTGGTCATCTACCAGGAGGACGACGCCGCCATGTGGCTGGGCTTCGAGCTCTCCTCCGACCGGCGCCACCTGGTGCTGGGCATCGGCTGCTCCGAGTACAGCGAGACCCGCCTGCTCCGCTTCGACGACCCCGCCCAGACTGTCAGCGCGGTCATTTCCCGCAATGAGCGTGTCCTCTACGAGGCCGAGCCGTTCCTGCTCGACGGCGAGGAGCGGATCCTCATTACGCACAACCGCGGCGCCATCAACTCCATGGTCTCCCTGGCTGACCCGGCGGAGCTGCAGAAGCCACTGGCCCAGCAGCAGTGGCAGACCGTCGTCGAGCATTCCGACGACGTCCGTGTCAATGGCGCGGGCGTTACGTCCACGCACCTCATCGTCTCGATCCGCAAGGACACCATCGAGCGCGTGCAGGTGATGGGGCTGGCCGGGCTGGGCACCCCCGCCCAGCAGGCGCCGGTGGAACCGGCCTTCGATGAGGAGCTGTATACCGCCGGCGTGGGTGGTTCCGACTACGAAGCGCCCGTGATCCGGCTGGGCTATACCTCCTACTTCACCCCGTCCCGCGTGTACGACTTCGTGTTGCCCACCCCGGAGCGGCCCGCCGGTGAACTCCTGCTCCGCAAGGAAAGCCCGGTACTCGGCGGCTACGACGGCAGTGATTACGTGGCCACCCGCGAATGGGCCGAAGCCCGGGACGGCACGCGCATCCCGCTTTCGGTGCTCCGGCACAAGGCCGTCAAACAGGACGCGACGGCGGCCGGCCTGGTGTACGGGTACGGCTCCTATGAAATGAGCATGGACCCCGGCTTCGGCATCGCCCGGCTGTCCCTGCTGGACCGCGGCGTGGTGTTCGTGATCGCCCACATCCGCGGCGGCGGCGAGCTGGGCCGGCACTGGTACGAGAACGGCAAGAAGCTCACCAAGAAGAACACCTTCACCGACTTCGTGGACGCCACAGACTGGCTGGCGGACTCCGGCTGGGTGGATCCGGCCCGGATCGCTGCCTTGGGCGGCTCAGCGGGCGGCCTGCTGATGGGCGCAGTGGCGAACATGGCGCCCGAGAAGTACGCCGCGATCGTGGCCCAGGTGCCGTTCGTGGACCCCCTCACCAGCATCCTGGATCCCGACCTGCCGCTGTCCGCCCTGGAATGGGAGGAATGGGGCAACCCCATTACCGACCCCCAGGTGTATGACTACATGAAGTCCTACTCCCCCTACCAGAACGTTCGGGAGGTGGCCTACCCCAGGATCGCCGCCGTCACATCCTTCAACGACACCCGGGTGCTCTACGTCGAGCCGGCCAAATGGGTGCAGGAACTCCGGAACAGGAACACCGGCTCCGAACCGATCCTTATGAAGATCGAGATGGACGGCGGCCACGGCGGCGCCTCAGGCAGGTACGTCCAGTGGCGCGAACGGGCCTGGGACTATGCCTTCATCGCCGATTCCCTGGGGGCCACCGGGCTGCTGCCCGGCGCCGGCCTGAAGTAG